The genomic DNA acgTGTATTTCTCAAAGCAATACTGCGTGTAAATGGTTTACATCAGTGTTGGTGCTTTTTAGTAACTCAAATTTAACCCTCTGAAGATTAATCTGTTCATTAATCTATTTACAACAGTGACACATttctacaaagagagagattgtgtagACAAACTGTTTGAGAGAAAAGAACTATTTTAATTCTAGTTCAGAACAGGCCTATTGGATGAGACATAATTCAATAACTGAAATATTACGGATTTggtgattttaaaataaatgcgCTTTTTCAAAATCTCGCAGACTGAAAATATTATTCTTAACTGGTCACCATATCAACATAGATGTATACCTATTAAAATAATATACAACCAATTTTAAATTGAACTGAGGattttatgaaaaaacaaaaagctaaaaACTTACTGATGTTCATCCTCCTCTTAGGTGTAAGTGGATGTGACATCACTGTGTTCTCCCGTTATGGAGAGAACATCTCTCTGCCCTCAGATTCTAAAAATCTGGCTTTCCAGGACTGCTCCTCAACTCGATGGAACTACAGCAACAAAACCTCTGGCACTATTAAACTGGTTAGTTATGGGCAAATCaaatcagagaacacagacaaagctgacagactgagtgtgGGGTTTAACTGCTCTCTGGACATTCATAAAGTCAAAGCTCGAGATGCTGGACTCTACACCACATATGTACATCAAGGTCAAAATGACATAAAGTGCTCTATTCACCTGACTGTTCTCAAGAGTGAGTATTTCTCTATGAATTATGGGAGCACGGTGCTTTTACTGTAATGATAACACCTTTGGACTGTGGgtggaaaccggagctcccagtggaaacccacgcagacatgggaacacagaaaggaccctggctgcccgggCCAGGAACTGAACCcagaaccttcttgctgtgaggcaacagctcCACCCCTTATTGTAGTTTTGTTccgaaaaaagagaaatatcatAACAAATGTATTTACATCTAGACTGTCTACGGTGAGACCTCATAATGTAGCGCTGTGAAAATTTTATTCAGTAAAGGTGCCTCTTCATGCTGCAAGGTGTTCTGTTATGGCGGATGCAACGTTTTTTAATCCAAAGCAACTTCTAAGACGgggcagaaaacaaaccaagTAATAACAGCTACTTATGATTATAACTTGATTTATACTTACTTGCTATGCTATAGTTGCTCTTGTGATTGTTGTGTCTGTTCAAAATGTTCtattatgttatgttttgttatgttatgttatgctatgctatgctatgctatgctatgttatgttatgttatgttgttgtgtctgtttaaaatgttatgtCTGCCCACCAATATGACAGAATAGAgagcatttctttctttctattttctttctttctttttctgtgtgttttagctgtaaAGATGACCTGgctggagagaaaatgagtgaatgactgGGATTCGCTCTCTGTGATTTCAGAGGGCTGTCCTGCAGGGAGTGATACTAAACCCAACCAGTCATTTAGGGGCAGGATAGCAATATTACATACAACCAGACTAAAATATCGTCGTTGGGGCTGTAGTATCCTTCAGGTCTtatgaaaaaacaaagccaCCCAAAAAACAAGAAGTAGCTTCactctggagttttttttttcctctagaaAGCGGCATGAAAGTAGGATAATTTGTGTGGTTGGTGGTTGGCCGATGGGACAGTAGGACAATTTTCAGAACACACTCAGAACAAGCTCAGAACAAACAGCTCACATGCTAAATAAAGACTGACTTCAGTTCACCACAACATCCTACCTTCTCCATAGCACAGACCATGTTTAAATCCACAGAAAAACATACTTTTGTAAGATTAAACAGAGATGTCAGTatcgatcaatcaatcaatcagtcaagccagtcaaccaatcaatcagtcaatcaaaaaaatcagttagtcaatcaatcagtcaggcaatcaatcaatcagttatTGTGCAGACTATGGGAGCTAtactttaatgttttaatgatcaGGTCAAGAGACAGACATGTATTACTAAATCGCCACTCCGATAGAGAGTGACACATAGGACTAAATCCTCACTCTGAGGAGCAGTGTCTGAGTAACATTGGCTCATCACAGcaacacaaaccacagcaacacaaaagATTACCACACACAGCAATATGACCTGCGTTGCTATTTTTTCCCATTCGCCTGGGTGGTTTTACCTTACACTTcaagcacagatacacacacacgctcacacacgctcacacacgctcacacacgctcacacacacacgcatgcacacatacaaacaatgATATAATaattgagaaataaaaaaatgaatgaaaattttattattcattttttccatgACTCTGAATTTGTAGAAAGAAAATGACTTTAAcctctgactcactgactcacaacaTGCTGAAAGCATCAGATATCTTAGAAACCTAAAATGGTAGTTTTCTATTGGATGAGACTGAGGAAGTTCCAGACCACAGGAAATTCTCATACAAAAAGTCACAAATCTTACGAAATATTCATTACTGGACGAAGTCAAACACCATGACTGACCAAAATTCCATATTCCACCTTTGGCTGAAAATCTCAGCCATTCTTTTAACGGGTAAGAGAACCTGCATAAAATTACAcactgtttatatatattttacttttcattattattattattattattattattattattattattattattattctgtgtctgtgtgtgtgtgtgtgtgtgtgtgtgtgtgtgcgtgtgtgtgcgcgtgtatttgttttttgtaactTGGATGGACGTTTTACTAAAAATACAACTGGGGATGCTTCCAGATGTCAAACTGGGCTGAAAATTACATaggtccttttttttaaatactaaaGATTCTGTTGTTCAGATAGTAAATGGTCATTCTGAGTTCACTAGTGGATGAGGAATCTGTCATTCATTCAACAGTCTCAGTAGAATTAATGATTTTGATACACATGTGTTACCAGAAATCAGAAGAGCTGAGAGGTAAAATCAGTAAATTAATGTTCAACGTATGAATGAGGAGTTAAAGATGTTATGTGAACACAAGACGTGTTTGCAAAGGTCGCCGACTGATATCTTACAAAtgacatgattttattttaaatagtgactgtgtttatcatCTCAGGTGTGAGTGGATCTAACAATGCTGTGTTCTCCAGTTACGGAGAGAACATCACTCTGCCCTGTAAAGATGTGGTCTCTCAGGACTGCTCCTCAACTACATGGATCTATTACAACAAAACCTCTGTTAAACTGGTTGATCATGGGAAAATCATAAGAGAGAACACATacagagctgacagactgagtgtggggtctgactgctctctgaacattaaTAGAGTCATAGGTCGAGATGCTGGAAACTACACCTGTCAACAGTTTCTACATGAAGGTGGAGATGAAACTGGAGTGAATTACACTGTTCACCTGACTGTTCTGAAGAGTGAGTATTTGTCTTATATGTTATTTGGGTAAAATCTCTGTTGTGTGTAACATTACAGTGAAGCAGTATGACAGCTCACCTTAAAGACTTATGATTGTCATTATGTCTTCAAATGAGGTTTTACCAAATAATATGGATTTGAGATCAGAGCCCTTTTAAATTACATACTGTCTTTAAACATTTCTGGAGGAAATCGTTTCATTTTTACCTTCCTCTTTTCCACTGTAGTCAGCCCATCTCTCAAACATTCAGAGATACAGACTGGCAGAACTGTGACTCTCTACTGCTCCCTGCACCGTAAAACCACAAAATGTGATGATCTAGCCAGGACTGAAAGTCTGAGACTGAACTGGGTGAGTGAGATAGGTGCTGATCTACAGAATACCTCCACAGTCAAAATCTCACACTTTTCTGAGTGTAACATCAGTCTGACTGTGGAGCTCCAGGACCAAGACaatcagagagagtggagatgccAGTTGACTAAGGGAAAGGAGATACAGACCTCAGTCAGCCATGTCACCACATGGACAGGTAGGATGTTAGAGTAGATTCTACCTAAACAAAGAATAGTGATTTCAATGAAAAGAGCCTaagttaaataaaatgtgtagTTTAGCATTTAGTGTAGAATAATTTTTCTGCTAGTCATTATCAGCTTGAGTTTGTGTATTCAAAAGAAACTGTCTGAGGACACCAACATTAGTAAAATGACAAACTTTTTCTTGCATTCATGTTCTGAATTTGACAGAAGCAAGAGAATAGAAGATGTTTGAGCAGTTTTTATGTCTaatgtgcttttcttttctatttacacgtctgaaaaaaaattgtttttttttgtggcaaatTTCACAACACAATGCGGGATGTGTCTCAACTCCAGGTCCTTCAATCAACCCATCATCAActgcatgtatgtttttttttcttttttttttttctttttcttttttacaaattatttttttagttAACAAATTTATGATTGAGTAACCATGCACTGCAGAATTATAAGTCTGttttcagtcatacacacacagattactaCAATGGTAGTCTCAGTTAGTTCCAACCACCACATAGCGGGCCACTGCTGAAAAAAAGATAGTTAACTCCTCACTTAAATACTGCCATTTATGTGTGTAAGCACAGGATTTCTGTCTTGAATGTATTTGTGGGCTGCTTGTCAGCTGCTTTTTGGTTCGCAATGATACAATGAGCCGTGAGAAAGTCATTAATCTGTAGTCTTCATACAACAAATTCTAAAGGTTCATTGCCCCGATGAGAATTAAGCATACAGCAACGCTACGGAATAATCTAATTTAGCTTGAGTTAAagatgtcagaggtcagaaatatatttaaagtaATCCTTAGCTTACTGCCATTACTgccatctttttcttttgttgtgtaTATACATCTACAACTACATCTACATCTACGTATATTTCAGCATGTGCTCCATTAAAACTGCGATGCAATTTTGCCTTAACTTGTACATGAATTGTGCAGCATATAGAGCATAAATGTCCTGTAAGTGTAAAAGTatcttactctcactctctctctctccatttttccccccttctctctccagaTGCTCTGTTTGGTGGTCTGGGTGCAGCAATGGCTGTTCTCCTCAGTCTTGTTCTTCTGCTCATGTATAAGAAAATAGAAAGTAAATCTTcgcttatttattatttaagaCAAACATTACACTGCCCTTTTGAGGGATTGCCGTGACAGAGAAATTCAGAGGCAGTTTAAACTAAATAATTAAAGCCTGAAAACTATGTAGCACATGAAAATAATTTCAGAGCGATCATTCATCTTATGTAAACCAGTTATGTGGGGTAAAAAACCTTGTTATAATTTTGCTGTATTAAATTCCAGAGATGCAGAGGAGGACTCAGGACCCCAAAGTAAGTAATACCACTAATATTTTCAATCATATCTTTAGACTATGTATAAGCAGTCTTTCTTTACTCTGACATAATAGAATTTATTATTAAATAATGATTTTGTATAAACAATGCATATATACTCTGATATCGCAATACTATAATGGTTGTAATTATCTTATGATTATGTACAGAAAGCTCATCAGTAGTATGATAACAATATTTCTCAATTTTTTAACCATTTGACAATGCTTTGTTCAGGGTCAGAATGCAGACATAGTGATCCATGACATAGTGACCCATTCACTATCCAGTGATGACAATGTGAGTGAATAAACAGAGACGAACTTCAGtgttgttatatatatatatatacatacatacatagatattaaaatgaacattaatgcAAGCAACTATGAGTGCTGCATCAATAATTAGGTCAactcaatacatttttttttcttttatccatCTCGAGACAATTTTGGATTGCTCTTAAAAATGGggcaaatatttatttaaaacaagtaACAAAACGAAAGTCTTAACTAAAGAACCAAATTCGTGAGGCTACGCTCAAGTAAAATTTTGGAGCAACGTGAGAATAGATTTGACACGTGCTGATGTTAAAGGTTCTCTCAACAGTGCATCTTCCAAACATGTATGAATATCTGAGGAGATTTTTCATGCTTTCTTCAGGGTGCGATTTTTCATAACCTTCACTGTTTGACACTTCTATGCAGCTCCATCAGTGTTCTTCTGAGTGCAGCATTGTTAAACTCATTGTGTTTCTGATTCAAAATTAGGGTCAGAGAGTGGACAATGTGACGTATGCCGATGTCACAGTTTTCAACAGCGCATCTTCCAAAGCAGACAACGTGAGTCAATATCTGATcagatttttcatgtttttttcaggaCGAGATTTTCAATAACgttttctgatgtgtgtgtaggaccAGTCTGCAGATAGAGTGATCTATTCTACACTCAGGACCACAGGACTACAGCAGCAGGACACAGGACCAGCGGATCCCAGTGGCCTTTATTCTACTGTtaataaacacagataaacatcaGGGgagtttaaatatgaaatacttGATGATTGGAGAGATGGCGACTTTCATGGTTACAATAAAGTCTGCAATCATATTGGAAagttatgaaacagtgtttttattAAAAGTTAAATATATCAGAAGTAGCAAGACATGCTTTACTTTTCTTAGTTTTTGTCAAGCTGTCAGACTAAAACAAATCTTTCTTTGAACATTTAATGTTCTTTGTCTCATATTTCAGATCATTTTGCCAGGTCATGCGCAAAGAAAACGATGAATAATATTAAATTATgcaaaacaccaacactgacaatttttttctttttatttaatatatttcacagatttatttaaaccaattttttgtttcattgcTCTGTAAACTGAGTTTATTTATGTTGATTTGCTAAGTTTATTTATGTTACActatcagttttttttgttctgttttttgttcttgtgaTCATCAATGATGTCGACATTTTCTTCTGTGGTGTGGTTTTCCTCCATATGCtagtctgtctttcttttctttaataaatTTCAAATGTCAGCTAAGGGATAATATTTTTCAATGTATCTCTGGTAAGTGGGCACAGCCATAACTTGAATAGtaagtcaataaaaaaaaaatcatgacaaaaGATGTTAACTGCACATCATTTCTTTGAAATTTCATCAATTTCTGCTTCTCTCACAATGCCACGTGTACTGTCTGTATTTTAATAATactaaataaattaatgtattaataAGGACAATACTGTGAGCACACATGGGGCCTGCATCATTCAAATGCACGTATTAAGGAATTTGGAGACAGTCTTTAGAAAACTTCACGCACAATATGAATAGATACTGCATCAGATCAAATGAAACACCACAAAATGCACCATGACATCACCAGAGGGCCCAATTAAGAAAAGacacttaaaaaagaaaaaaaaaaatcaggaaacaATAGTCTGGTCTGACATCATCAGGATTGCAATGGACCAATAGACTCAGCAGGAAAGAGCAGACAGACGCACATATCCAATACTCCTACGAGATGACACATTAAAGTCAAGGGCTGTGGTAAACACATGCTGTTGTATTCCAGTATTTTTTAACCACTGATATTTCCTTTGCTTCTTTTTCACTTCCCCAAATTGATCAGACAGGCTAAAAACAGAATCGTAAAGTGAGCTATATAAACCCACCGCTCTTGTCATTTCCTTGGTGTTCTCGTTTTTTCCTTGTTCTCTCATCTCCTTCACCAGCTGTAAGATTAGTGTCAGTAACAGGCAGAGACTCATCAGAGACAtttctctcagcttcacatttaGAGACATATGGCAGTTAAAgagtcttttaaaatatttttccattcttttgTACTTCGGAGGTGCCAGATGCAGTATGTTCTGCATGGACAGCTTTGGAAAGATTACACTGATCAGGGGAACTTTTACATTGTACTTTTTGAGGCATTATTTCGTCTCACGAGCGTGTTGAATACAGTTAAGTTAACGAGACATGATATCAAAAGTACATGAGCTAGTAaaccaatcaatcaaccaataTAACTTCTGTAAAGTTCATTACTGTTACTTTGCTGGTGCCCTCTAGAGCTGTGACTGGTGCCTTAGGCTGCAGCCTGTATAATCTCTTACTGTTAATGCAGCCTAGATCATCTCCTCCCTTTATGAGTTACCCTACAAAAGGCTCTGCTCAGTCTTGGGCAACCAACTCCACCAATGACAacatctcctctccttccctatCAGAGACCAGTCCTGATGACAGTCTGCCCTAAAAAGGACAGTCATATAAGCCCTGCTATTGCGTGGCGTACGCAGCTCACTGGGGAGATGAGTCATTTTTTGttagattttttccccccaaagatAGAATTCTTTTTTTAGTCTGTCAGATGTTGTGTTAGATAAACTACCAGGaaaccactgttttttttttctttttttatcctcttttCATGTCTATTTAGTAGTGACCAGTTCCCTTGTATTTCTGTTCCCATAGCTTGGACAACTGACAGACTCCTTTGATTCACAAGGAGTCACAAACTGTATTCCTTTCACCAGACCATGATGAAGTTTTCTGGGAAGCCATAACACGTGTGGAGGTTGGGTGAGGAGTCAGGCAGGAGTCAGGCCACTTTTTCAGGTCTGAATATGCGGGCCACTTTTTCAGTCTAACCTGGCATGCATTTGTCATTACTCCTCCAtgaactttgtgtttttgtctccccctgtctgtcagtgtttgacaTTTGTGGTATTGTTTTAGTtttcctcactgtctgtttaccttttgtcatgtgctctgggttccacccctcacctgttatcactctcacctgttcctcatTCTCTCATTGCCCTCTACCTATTTAAGTCTGCCAGTTTTTTACCAttggggcagctgtggtctaaaggttagagaaccaggctcgtgactggagggttgctgatTCAATTCccaggcacttaaccctaatgctccctgggtgcagaggaatgctgcccactgctcctgcgtctgttgtgtgtgttcactactggtgtgttggatgggttaaatgcagagacaagttcagtgtgtgtgtgtgtgtgcaatcacagagatttatattgtttgtcagttcgtcttgccatgttctgtgtttcagtctcGCCTGTTGCTCCATaagttttgtttgggttttttgacttctgcctggtATTTTTGACTTTGTTCTTGCCTCTTGGATTTTGGGCTCTCTGCTTGCCTGTAccctgctttttatttttttttatttattttttttttaaaacaaaaatttatTTTTGCCCATCTCTAGATCTGATCTGTGCCTGctgtttggattgtttgcctgtttCTGATTGCTCTCGTGGTTACAAACTCTGCCCGTGTTCTGGATTTCAACTTCTGCCTCCTGTTTTTTGGCTGTTTGCTAATAAACCTCTTTCACTGAGAGACCTGTCTGGATCTGCATCTCTGGATCTGAGTCCTTGCCTGCGTCCTCACATTATAATAATTCTCAGTTATTTGAATAATACAGTATAATGGTGGGACTATAGCTCTATGGTTTCACATACAAGTCAGCAAGTGCTGATGAAGAATTAGGCAAATATGATAttcaatttgaaaatgaaaaatttagaTCACAGTTACATGTGATGTAATTGTTCATATAACTTCACGTGAGTATGACTGTCATATAAATGAACAGGAGTTTCAAACGCACTTGCAGTAATCCATTCCTGAATGATGGCTGTAACAGAAAGATTGAACTAGATggaacttgaaaaaaaaaaatggagctcAACTCTTTAATTGTTCCTGCTCTTGATCGTTCAAAAAGGTGTGACAAGTGAGAAAATAAACTTTGTTCTAGCTCTGCATTTAAGTGTGAATTCTCTACACAGCCCAGGAAAAAATGCTCTGCAGTTGGGTCTGACCCACAATCCACCCATTGAAAACCACTTCAGTGAGGTTTTATGCCATTTCCTGGGCTTTGGTGCCCTGGTTAATATATTGTATAATATGAAATTGCACAAATGTATTCAATATTAATGCCAGTAAGAGACTGACTTCTGTCTTGAGTTTGACTGGCTTTTCCATATTGACCTCAGTACATTCACTCCAGGGACCAGCATCCAAACTAAAACTGAGCAAGGTGAACTGATAGCTTTGGCTACCCAAGTACTGCCACTGCCTGTCCAGACAAGTTAGTGTTAAGACCAAGAACTCATTCACAAAGATATAGATGACAGATGATTACTCATCCGTCCAAGGGTAAAACTTCAGCCTCATGGTCCCTAGTGATCTTGATGACTCTGATGCTGCTTTTGGGGGAATTTGAAAACAGAACTCTCCATGGGAACAGGTGGTGGTGGGTGCTCTGTGTTTTGGACCAAAGCTGAAAACACTGAGTAATAATATTAGCAGAAGATCATAGCTTTTATCTGATATTGTCCATATAAGGTTAAAGAGAGCAGATACTTCTGTAAAAATTAAACAGACATATTAGCCTCACTATGTAGGGGGCACAGATCATggaattttttttgggggggggggggggatcaataAACTTACCACACCCGCTCACCACAGACCACACCACAGTATTTCACAAGTACATTATTGAATCTTTTAGAGCTGTATCTGTCTCAGTCGAGTCGGATTTGATTGTTCAATACGAAGATTCAACTATTCGTTcctttttatatatacatatatacatatatatatatatatatatatatatatatatatatatatatatatatagactatCTGGCGAAcatgggaacatatttttgagcatttaaaaatcaataaaagacagctgcatatgatgcaagatttgaGTTGCGGCCTATTTGAACTGCCAACTAATAATGTTGGGCTACCATATGGATTTGTTGGTATCATGAGACAGGCAGAACAcatgtatttctctttaaatcaaGCCCttatggcctttttttttttttaaatttcactttaaacattgttttaatgttaaattaGTCTTGTAAATAGACGTATTGCCTGCATTATATGTAGAGTAAATCTGCCCAGATAATTGCAGAATGGCCGCCTAGCTGCTGTATGCAACTTAGCCATTACCCGTTGGTTTGCCATGTTcgatgttgttgaatgataagcAAATTCTAGCATACAGtgtttgcatttaactttgttagggtCGTCCTTCAAAAGTTCGAAATGCTGGCATATTTTAGACTTTTTCTGAGACACGGTTATGACTAGCCCATAGcttaccaaccactccacctcaggtttcagcttctcttaACCACCAGCGCATGTTGTCACGTGGATTATTTTTTAGCAAACGCAAcgagaatataaaaatatattttgattcCCTTCATTTCTAattcctcactgaaatgttatcccCGTGCGTTTTAGTAAGCCTCTATCTATTTCATgctgttattgtaatgcacacctactgacaaaaaaaaaaggaaaaaaaaaaaaagactgctctatttgaagaatctcagtcgacTGACAGCTGTCCGACAGATGATTCAACCTGTCGACTTTAGGGGGCAGGCCTAGAatctttactgttttatttcactgttctATTTCACTGTTCTATGTCACCCTGATTGTAAAGTTAGGACAAAAAGTACAACAGTATTGTGTAACTGTGAATTATTATAAATGTTATGGGACTAACAAAAGCTGACACCAAAGCTCCCACACACTTAGAAAGCAATATGTCCTCTGTAACTtaaaaaggcagttttggtttaGGCCACAATGAGGAAGTTGCAAAATATAGGAAATCCCTATAAAAAGAGACAACATCTTTCTCATGTTTATTACAGGCTACAGAGAGGCACCATGGCAGACCACACACTGCtatttttgtgttgtctgaTCGTTACGACTCTTCTCCTTACAGGTAAGGTCAACTCTAACTTTATTTGACTTGAACTGCATAAAAAAAGTGCCTCTGACTGTAAGACACAGCTTTGTTCagattaaagaaacattttggttTGACAGATGAGAAATTATGTGGACGCCATGATAAGTAACGCAATATAGAATGTTAATAGATTTATGCCATTACAAAATAATTCTTGCTCAACACCAGTGTCAATTAATAATCGCTTATGTTCGATATATGAATACATAgatgtataaaaaaaattatctaTTGATCACAAAGATAAATTGATACTTTAACATGAAATGaagattttattaaaaaaaaaaagatttatatgCATcattctctcaggtgtgagtgGATTTGTCATCACTGTGTTCTCCAGTTATGGAGAGAACATCACTCTGCCCtgtaaaaatgtgatttatCAGGACTGTTCCTCAACTACATGGATCTATTACAACAAAACCTGTATTAAACTGGTTGATCATGGGAAAATCAGAAAGGAGAACACATacagagctgacagactgagtgtggggtctgactgctctctgaacattCATAAAGTCAAAGCTCGAGATGCTGGACTCTACACCTGTCAACAGTTTCTACATGAAGGTGCAAGACAAACTGTAGTGGATTACCCTCTTCACCTGACTGTTCTGAAGAGTGAGTTTTTCTCTATGAACTATGAGAACACATTGActtcagtgaaacataaaaatcaaaaatcatCTTTGACTGAGATCAGGGTTCTTTACAAACCCTAATAAAAACATTGTAACATTTTTACACAACATTTAATCAATGTCCTTGTCAGCGTTGTTGAATAAAGGCCTACTCCTGGTGTATAATATGCTTAATAACCTTTTATTAAACCAATGTATTAAATCAAAC from Chanos chanos chromosome 8, fChaCha1.1, whole genome shotgun sequence includes the following:
- the LOC115818401 gene encoding uncharacterized protein LOC115818401, translating into MADHTLLFLCCLIVTTLLLTGVSGFVITVFSSYGENITLPCKNVIYQDCSSTTWIYYNKTCIKLVDHGKIRKENTYRADRLSVGSDCSLNIHKVKARDAGLYTCQQFLHEGARQTVVDYPLHLTVLKISSSLKQTEIRAGRTVTLYCSLHRKTTKCDGLVRTERLRLSWVSETGADLQNTSTVTISHLSECNISLTVELQDQDNQREWRCQLTKGKKIQTSVSRVTQWTGGILNTP